Within Topomyia yanbarensis strain Yona2022 chromosome 2, ASM3024719v1, whole genome shotgun sequence, the genomic segment ATTTAATGGGattaacaaacattttttgggaACTTAGTGGTTAGCCTAGGTTTTCCTAGGAGCTAGAACCAGTCTTATTTGTTTAGTGGTACGAATGGTACTCGGAGTAGGAGTGGCTATGGGGCTCCCAGCCGTGGGACTTGACGTAGACTGGGACATGCTTTTCGACGACCACTGGCTTCTTGACGATGACTGGGTATGGTTTTTCAATGTGCACTGGGTATGGCTTGGGGACTTCGACATATTCCTTAACCTTGTACGGAACCTTGACTGGGTAGGCAACTGGCTTCTCGACGTAAACTGGAACCTTCTTCTCCACAACGACTGGCACGTGCTTTTCGACAGTTACTGGGTATGGGACCTTCACCGGGTATGGGACGTGCTTCTCAACTTCATATGGCACTGGAACGTGTTCCTTCTTGATGATGGTAGTGACGTGAGGTTCCTCCCATCCATGCGACAGATGCGATGATGAATCCCAACCATGCGAGTCATATCCGTATCCCAAATCCCACAGACCTCGTTTGTCCTGCTTCTTCTCGCCTTCCGCTGGAGCAGCTGACTTTTCAGCCTCCTTCTTTTCCACGGCAGCACTGGCCACGATGGCGATGGCCATAGCAAACACTACGAAAGCCTGTGAACaataaaacacattttttgGTATCATCACTTAAATTCAAACACTTCTCGATAGATCACAGTAAAGTCTTTAAAAGTTCGAAGAACAGTTTGTTCTGAAACACTTTTAGAAACACGCACCTTCATTTTTCAACTGTTTAAGCGTAGGAAATGTAACACTGGTAAATGTTCGAAGCTGACTGATGGCTTAACAAACTTTTCCCAACATATTTATACACAAGCAAGAAAAAAAGAACCGCTCTAGCCAAAATCATCACAAAAGTGTTGGAATTTCAACCCCCGGTTGCACTTTCAGcgccagtagcagcagcagcataaATTGACTTGTCGCACCGTGGGAGCAAGCGAGAGAACGAATCGAATAAATCTCGCTTTTGTCTCCCCAAAGTGGGCTCCAACGAGCGAAGGGGTAACGGAGGCAGGATGGAAACGATCAATGCGCGCGACACACGGCAAAGTTTCCCCCCCATCGGCAGCGTCATCTTGGTGGCCTATTCCGCGGATGACCCCCCGTTTTAGCATAATATGTACACTAATGCCGGGGGCAGAACGCAGAACGGACCGAGTGTGGACTGGTTTTCACAGTGGGAGCAACCCTCGAGAGATGATTCAGTGTGTTTGTGAATGTCGGCGGGTTGCGGTTTTTCGCAGGTTCGTCATTTAGTGCTCATTGTTTGACCTATTGGGGAGGTTTTCCGCGACTCGAGAAGGCAGCTGTGATTGGATTCTGTGCGCGCTAGAACAAAGCTCGAGATCGGCTGAAATTATTTCTTTGTGTAACGAGAATCTGacttcgtttttttttaattgttggcGTACTCTGAAGTATTTTTGAGGTTCTAAAATCGTTCATCACTGGGCAAAAAAcagtttttgcatttttgttgtatttttagAACTTACCTTTTAACGCCTTGGTAATGTTTGGAATTTCTTGTCCAAGATCACAAATT encodes:
- the LOC131682052 gene encoding mantle protein-like encodes the protein MKAFVVFAMAIAIVASAAVEKKEAEKSAAPAEGEKKQDKRGLWDLGYGYDSHGWDSSSHLSHGWEEPHVTTIIKKEHVPVPYEVEKHVPYPVKVPYPVTVEKHVPVVVEKKVPVYVEKPVAYPVKVPYKVKEYVEVPKPYPVHIEKPYPVIVKKPVVVEKHVPVYVKSHGWEPHSHSYSEYHSYH